In the genome of Trichomycterus rosablanca isolate fTriRos1 chromosome 24, fTriRos1.hap1, whole genome shotgun sequence, one region contains:
- the tfeb gene encoding transcription factor EB isoform X2, with translation MASRIGLRLQLMRDQMQQEEQRERQRHQHHMQQRPPRPPAPAIDAPVHFQAPMEVPVEVLKVQTHLENPTDYHIRQSQKQQVKEYLSSTFGAKQAVHAMTGLVHPSPPGMAPCHTSGTVPPLPSPCATQLVKSAGNSAPNSPMAMLNISCNQEKEMEDVIDDIISMQSSYDDIQNYVDPIVQMPNTE, from the exons ATGGCGTCCCGCATCGGCCTGCGCCTGCAGCTCATGCGCGACCAGATGCAGCAGGAGGAGCAGCGGGAACGTCAGCGTCACCAGCACCACATGCAGCAGCGTCCGCCCCGGCCACCCGCGCCCGCCATCGACGCCCCCGTACACTTCCAGGCACCGATGGAGGTGCCCGTCGAGGTGCTGAAG GTACAGACCCACCTGGAGAACCCCACCGACTACCACATCCGTCAGTCTCAGAAGCAGCAGGTGAAGGAATACCTCTCCAGCACCTTTGGCGCCAAGCAGGCCGTCCACGCCATGACCGGGCTGGTCCACCCCTCTCCACCCGGCATGGCACCGTGCCACACATCTggcactgtgccacccttgcCCTCGCCCTGCGCAACACAGCTGGTCAAATCTGCAGGCAACAGTGCCCCCAACAGTCCCATGGCCATGCTCAACATCAGCTGCAACCAGGAGAAAGAG ATGGAGGACGTCATCGATGACATCATCAGCATGCAGTCCAGCTACGATGACATCCAGAATTACGTCGACCCCATAGTGCAAATGCCAAACACA GAATGA